One Acidimicrobiales bacterium genomic window carries:
- a CDS encoding Type 1 glutamine amidotransferase-like domain-containing protein, producing MTTPGPLALVGGGEWREGCAFDASLLEASGGHEVVVLPTAAAYEHPERAVETAARWFEGLGAKVRGLPVLRRPDAEDEANVAAVREARFVYLGGGSPLHLRSVLKSSALWHALVAAWNDGAVVA from the coding sequence GTGACGACGCCCGGTCCCCTCGCCCTCGTCGGCGGCGGCGAATGGCGCGAAGGCTGCGCGTTCGACGCCTCGTTGCTCGAGGCCAGCGGCGGCCACGAGGTGGTCGTGCTGCCCACGGCGGCCGCCTACGAGCACCCCGAGCGGGCGGTGGAGACGGCCGCCCGGTGGTTCGAGGGGCTGGGGGCCAAGGTCCGCGGCCTGCCCGTCCTGCGCCGCCCCGACGCCGAGGACGAGGCCAACGTGGCCGCCGTCCGGGAGGCCCGCTTCGTCTACCTCGGCGGAGGCTCGCCGCTGCACCTGCGGTCGGTGCTCAAGAGCTCGGCCCTGTGGCACGCCCTGGTCGCGGCGTGGAACGACGGTGCCGTGGTGGC